A portion of the Ferrimonas lipolytica genome contains these proteins:
- the rne gene encoding ribonuclease E: protein MKRMLINATQSEELRVALVDGQRLYDLDIESPGHEQKKANIYKGKVTRVEPSLEAAFVDYGADRHGFLPLKEIAREYFINPSQKGRPSVKEAIKEGQEVIIQVDKEERGTKGAALTTFISLAGSYLVLMPNNPRAGGISRRIEGDERSDLKEALSKLDVPQGMGLIVRTAGVGKAAEELADDLNVLLHHWNSIKTAADSKPAPLLIHQESNVIVRAIRDYLRTDIGEILIDHQKIFEKARDHIALVRPDAVSKLKLYQSEVPLFTHYQIETQIESAFQREVRLPSGGSIVIDPTEALTAVDINSARATKGGDIEETALQTNLEAADEIARQLRLRDLGGLVVIDFIDMGPVRHQREVENRLRDAVRQDRARVQLGRISRFGLLEMSRQRLRPSLGESAAHLCPRCNGQGSIRGTESLALSILRLMEEEAIKEHTSQIEAQVPTDVAAYLLNEKRKAIRIIEQRHKVEVYVIPHPHMETPAYKVVRHRKDDTIAEASYTLVERPEAKLYEPRKHERAQLDKPAVSALSPAPVTAPAPAAAPTKAEARPERKPKREKPKRAPRQERKPEPQPSLFARIGAAIKSLFGGEEEAKPEPKGRRNDNRRGRNNDRKERGERGERNDRNRRNRNRNDKRDDSEQQGEAKNERRRNRRDRNERTERDDNRRNEQQRGRNNDTAVETSVKPDDKRRNERDETRRNERDEARRTERNERRNKQKRDAAPVEIAAADAPAKQEARPERTERAERTERTEQPKRERRPRRQMERSVRLAKEQTETAAIAATPVEPVAAPIAAPAVESKAPTPAPVVEEQAVEAAPAVTKAEEKTEINLTDNERQAHRRSRRSPRHLRAAGQRRRRNRDEETTQTDPVNARYPEQTENQAQQIPMDLQPAAPVAAAKPAPAPAPVAEAKPAPAPAPVAEAKPAPAPAPVAEAKPAPAPAPVAEAKPAPAPAPVAEAKPAPAPAPVAEAKPAPAPAPVAAAKPAPAPAPVAEAKPAPAPAPVAEAKPAPAPAPVAEAKPAPAPAPAAAAKPAPAPAPVAEAKPAPAPAPVAEAKPTTPKRGLLDNSRGVSAKMASPKSVDSEVKKIDVTVPEFEAKKNDFAHNRYASMVNSTMTRPEDK, encoded by the coding sequence ATGAAAAGAATGCTGATCAACGCAACTCAATCTGAAGAGTTGCGCGTAGCGTTGGTCGATGGCCAACGCTTATATGATTTGGACATCGAAAGCCCAGGTCATGAACAGAAAAAAGCTAACATTTACAAGGGTAAAGTTACCCGAGTAGAACCTTCTCTTGAAGCCGCTTTTGTCGATTACGGCGCTGACCGTCACGGCTTTTTGCCGCTCAAAGAGATTGCTCGCGAATACTTCATCAACCCATCTCAAAAAGGTCGTCCTTCGGTAAAAGAAGCGATTAAAGAGGGTCAGGAAGTAATCATTCAGGTTGATAAGGAAGAGCGTGGCACCAAAGGTGCAGCCCTAACCACCTTTATCAGCTTGGCCGGTTCTTACTTGGTATTGATGCCAAATAACCCTCGCGCCGGTGGCATCTCACGCCGCATCGAAGGCGACGAGCGTAGCGACCTAAAAGAAGCGTTGTCTAAGCTTGACGTACCGCAAGGTATGGGCCTAATTGTCCGCACAGCTGGTGTTGGCAAAGCAGCCGAAGAGCTAGCAGACGATCTTAACGTACTGCTGCACCACTGGAACTCAATCAAAACTGCGGCAGACTCTAAGCCTGCGCCGCTACTTATTCACCAAGAGTCAAACGTAATTGTTCGCGCTATTCGTGACTACTTGCGTACTGACATCGGTGAAATACTGATTGACCATCAGAAAATCTTCGAAAAAGCACGAGATCACATCGCGCTAGTGCGTCCTGATGCAGTGTCTAAGCTGAAACTATACCAGAGCGAAGTACCACTATTTACCCATTACCAGATTGAAACTCAGATTGAGTCTGCGTTCCAACGTGAAGTGCGTTTGCCTTCTGGTGGCTCCATCGTTATCGACCCGACCGAAGCATTGACCGCAGTGGATATTAACTCCGCTCGTGCAACCAAAGGTGGCGATATTGAAGAAACCGCGCTGCAAACCAACCTAGAAGCAGCCGACGAAATTGCCCGTCAGTTACGTCTACGTGACTTGGGTGGCTTGGTCGTTATCGATTTTATCGATATGGGCCCGGTACGTCATCAACGTGAAGTAGAAAACCGTCTGCGTGATGCTGTTCGTCAAGATCGTGCTCGCGTTCAGCTTGGTCGCATCTCGCGCTTTGGCCTGCTTGAAATGTCCCGTCAGCGCCTACGCCCATCGTTGGGTGAATCCGCGGCACACCTATGTCCTCGCTGTAATGGCCAAGGCTCTATCCGTGGTACTGAATCATTAGCGCTATCTATCCTGCGTCTGATGGAAGAGGAAGCGATTAAAGAGCACACTTCGCAGATTGAAGCTCAGGTTCCAACTGATGTTGCCGCTTACCTGCTGAACGAAAAGCGCAAGGCAATTCGTATCATCGAACAGCGTCACAAGGTTGAAGTGTATGTGATCCCACATCCACACATGGAAACCCCAGCTTATAAAGTGGTTCGTCATCGTAAAGATGACACCATTGCTGAAGCTAGCTACACCTTAGTGGAGCGTCCTGAAGCTAAACTGTACGAGCCTCGTAAACACGAACGTGCTCAATTGGATAAGCCAGCGGTTAGCGCTCTGAGCCCAGCGCCAGTTACTGCCCCTGCCCCAGCTGCTGCACCAACGAAAGCTGAAGCTCGCCCAGAACGAAAGCCTAAGCGTGAAAAGCCTAAGCGCGCGCCACGCCAAGAGCGCAAGCCGGAGCCACAACCGAGCCTGTTTGCCCGTATTGGTGCAGCAATTAAGAGCCTATTCGGCGGCGAAGAGGAAGCAAAGCCGGAGCCAAAAGGACGTCGTAACGACAACCGCCGTGGTCGTAACAACGACCGCAAAGAACGTGGTGAACGTGGTGAACGTAACGATCGCAATCGTCGCAACCGTAACCGCAACGACAAGCGTGACGACAGCGAACAGCAAGGTGAAGCGAAAAACGAACGTCGCCGCAACCGCCGCGACCGCAACGAACGCACCGAACGCGATGACAACCGTCGCAACGAGCAACAACGCGGCCGTAACAACGACACTGCTGTTGAAACAAGCGTGAAGCCTGATGACAAGCGTCGCAACGAACGTGACGAAACCCGTCGCAACGAACGCGATGAAGCACGCCGTACTGAGCGTAACGAGCGTCGTAACAAACAGAAACGCGATGCCGCACCGGTAGAAATAGCAGCCGCTGATGCACCAGCCAAGCAAGAAGCCCGTCCTGAGCGTACCGAACGTGCAGAACGTACCGAACGCACTGAGCAGCCTAAGCGTGAACGTCGTCCACGTCGTCAGATGGAGCGGTCTGTACGTCTTGCTAAAGAGCAAACCGAAACCGCTGCAATAGCTGCAACGCCGGTAGAGCCAGTAGCCGCACCAATTGCCGCTCCAGCGGTTGAATCTAAGGCTCCGACTCCAGCACCTGTGGTAGAAGAGCAAGCTGTTGAAGCTGCACCAGCAGTAACAAAAGCAGAAGAGAAAACTGAGATCAACCTGACCGACAACGAGCGTCAAGCTCACCGTCGTTCCCGCCGCAGCCCGCGTCACTTACGTGCCGCTGGTCAACGTCGCCGTCGTAACCGCGATGAGGAAACAACTCAGACTGATCCAGTTAATGCTCGCTACCCTGAGCAAACTGAAAATCAAGCTCAACAGATCCCAATGGATCTACAGCCAGCTGCTCCAGTAGCTGCAGCTAAGCCTGCTCCTGCACCGGCTCCAGTAGCTGAAGCTAAGCCTGCTCCTGCACCAGCTCCTGTAGCTGAAGCTAAGCCTGCTCCTGCACCGGCTCCAGTAGCTGAAGCTAAGCCTGCTCCTGCACCGGCTCCAGTTGCTGAAGCTAAGCCTGCTCCTGCACCAGCTCCAGTAGCTGAAGCTAAGCCTGCTCCTGCACCGGCTCCTGTAGCTGAAGCTAAGCCTGCTCCTGCACCGGCTCCAGTAGCTGCAGCTAAGCCTGCTCCTGCACCGGCTCCAGTAGCTGAAGCTAAGCCTGCTCCTGCACCGGCTCCAGTAGCTGAAGCTAAGCCTGCTCCTGCACCGGCTCCAGTAGCTGAAGCTAAGCCTGCTCCTGCACCGGCTCCAGCAGCTGCAGCTAAGCCTGCTCCTGCACCGGCTCCAGTAGCTGAAGCTAAGCCTGCTCCTGCACCGGCTCCAGTAGCTGAAGCTAAGCCTACGACTCCAAAGCGCGGCCTACTTGATAACTCCCGAGGCGTTAGCGCTAAGATGGCATCACCAAAGAGCGTCGACTCTGAAGTGAAAAAAATCGATGTAACTGTGCCGGAGTTTGAAGCAAAGAAGAACGACTTTGCTCATAACCGCTACGCCAGCATGGTGAACTCAACGATGACTCGTCCAGAAGACAAGTAA
- the punC gene encoding purine nucleoside transporter PunC has product MPQKITIVELIYLSGLSMLGFIATDMYLPVFKQMEAFYLTGAESIALSLSVFLAGMAGGQLLWGMASDRFGRRQTLLIGLAVYTLASIGLWFSSEIWQLLSLRFLQAIGVCAPAVIWQALVIDRYDSKKAQQIFATIMPLVALSPALAPQIGVGLASMFGWKSIFAALSVIGAVLLTITYRLPNTPKIKNERAVFNDITTLLSSRVFMGNVIMFGAASAAFFAFLTGMPEIMHRLGYAETEIGLAFVPQTIAFMLGGYIGKKWVNRHGDKGLLRFLVLLFAVISTTLLVVTQQPLVSIWPLLIPFCLMASVNGAIYPILVSRALGSATQMAATAAGLQNSLQITISFGASAVVAAFASQALEITGIAIAASAAVVFSGYLTANWNKAVAATA; this is encoded by the coding sequence ATGCCTCAAAAAATCACTATTGTTGAACTAATTTATCTGTCTGGCCTATCCATGCTCGGTTTTATCGCGACCGATATGTACCTGCCGGTATTCAAACAGATGGAAGCGTTCTATTTAACCGGGGCAGAATCAATTGCACTGTCGTTATCTGTATTCTTAGCTGGGATGGCCGGTGGACAGTTGTTATGGGGGATGGCCTCCGATCGCTTTGGGCGCCGACAAACCCTGCTTATTGGATTAGCGGTCTACACGTTAGCCTCTATAGGGCTGTGGTTTTCTAGCGAAATATGGCAATTGCTTTCGCTGCGTTTTCTCCAAGCTATTGGCGTCTGTGCCCCCGCCGTCATTTGGCAGGCGTTGGTTATCGACCGTTATGACTCCAAAAAAGCACAACAGATCTTCGCAACAATTATGCCGCTAGTAGCTCTGTCCCCAGCGCTTGCACCTCAGATCGGGGTCGGCTTGGCTTCAATGTTTGGCTGGAAGAGTATCTTTGCCGCTCTTAGCGTTATCGGAGCGGTATTACTCACCATTACTTATCGCCTACCAAATACCCCTAAAATAAAAAACGAGCGCGCGGTGTTTAATGACATCACGACACTGCTGTCATCACGCGTATTTATGGGCAATGTAATTATGTTTGGCGCTGCCTCAGCCGCTTTCTTTGCTTTCCTTACTGGCATGCCAGAAATCATGCATCGCCTAGGGTACGCTGAGACGGAAATCGGTTTGGCATTTGTACCACAAACTATCGCGTTCATGCTGGGTGGCTACATCGGCAAAAAGTGGGTTAACCGCCATGGAGATAAAGGCTTATTACGATTTTTGGTGCTGTTGTTTGCCGTTATTTCCACGACGCTACTAGTAGTAACCCAGCAGCCACTAGTATCGATATGGCCGCTGCTAATTCCATTCTGCCTGATGGCTTCTGTCAACGGAGCTATCTACCCGATTTTAGTTAGCCGAGCCTTAGGCAGCGCTACCCAGATGGCCGCAACGGCAGCTGGCTTACAGAACAGTCTACAAATCACCATCAGTTTTGGTGCCAGTGCTGTTGTGGCGGCCTTTGCTAGCCAAGCACTGGAGATCACCGGAATTGCGATCGCCGCCAGCGCAGCCGTAGTGTTTTCAGGCTACTTAACCGCCAACTGGAACAAAGCCGTTGCCGCTACTGCTTAA
- the punR gene encoding DNA-binding transcriptional activator PunR — protein sequence MLDNVARLGSFSAAAHAMHKVPSAISYSVRQVEQQLGVLLFERKPRQVVLTPAGEHFISQCRLWLREMEQVKLHTQRVANGWQHQINLALDTVVKAERVTELIRDFYNRFNDAELVINNEVFNGVWDALADGRADIAIGATAAIPVGGDFGYRDMGLLRWALVMAPDHPCADIVPLPVEELERFPMVSLEDTSRTLPRRSNWKLDNQRRILVPDWNNAVACVTAGIGVAYVPRHFVEPSLLEGTLVERELPTGQRPSPCCLTWRKESEGPLMQWLLDYLGDEQKLQREWLL from the coding sequence ATGCTCGATAATGTCGCTCGCTTAGGCAGTTTTAGTGCTGCTGCGCATGCGATGCATAAGGTGCCTTCAGCCATTAGCTATTCTGTGAGGCAAGTAGAGCAACAGCTTGGAGTGCTGTTGTTTGAGCGTAAACCTAGGCAGGTGGTGCTTACGCCGGCAGGGGAGCACTTTATTAGCCAATGCCGTTTATGGTTACGTGAGATGGAACAAGTTAAGTTGCACACTCAGCGAGTGGCAAATGGTTGGCAGCATCAAATCAACTTGGCATTGGATACCGTTGTGAAAGCGGAACGAGTGACTGAGCTGATCCGAGATTTCTATAATCGTTTCAATGATGCTGAATTGGTTATTAACAATGAGGTATTCAACGGGGTTTGGGATGCCTTGGCTGATGGTCGGGCAGACATTGCTATTGGCGCGACGGCAGCAATACCGGTAGGTGGTGATTTTGGCTATCGCGATATGGGCTTATTGCGCTGGGCGCTGGTGATGGCTCCGGATCACCCGTGTGCAGATATAGTTCCATTGCCGGTTGAGGAGTTGGAGCGTTTCCCAATGGTTAGTCTCGAGGATACCTCGCGAACCTTGCCTCGGCGTAGTAATTGGAAGCTGGATAATCAACGGCGGATCCTAGTGCCTGATTGGAACAATGCTGTTGCCTGTGTTACCGCAGGGATAGGGGTAGCGTATGTTCCTCGTCACTTTGTGGAACCAAGCTTATTGGAAGGTACGTTGGTAGAGCGAGAGCTTCCGACTGGGCAGCGACCTAGTCCTTGTTGTTTAACCTGGCGTAAAGAGAGCGAAGGACCATTAATGCAGTGGTTACTAGATTACTTAGGGGACGAACAGAAGCTACAACGAGAGTGGTTGCTATAA